The DNA region GGTGGTCCGAGAGGCCATCAAAGAGAACGGCCTCAGACTGCTGGAGACCCCCAGCTTCACCGAAAGCGTTACCGACCGGATCGACATCTACCGCGAGGCGGCCCGCGGACGACCCATCACCTGCTACATCAATGTCGGCGGCGGCACCGTCTCGGTCGGCACCAGCGTCGGCAAGAAGCTGTTTAGCCCCGGCCTCAACCGACGCCCCCCGGGCCTGCTAGGCGACATCGACGGCGTCATGCCGCGGATGATCAACCAAGGCGTCCCCTGCATCCACCTGATCAACATCATCACACTCGCAGAACTCTACGGCCTGCCGATCGCGCCGGCCAGCATGCCGGAAGTAGGCGTGGGAGACGTGTTCCGTGGCTACGACTACGACAAGAAGAAAGTGATCGCGCTACTGGCGTTGATCTTAGCGTCGCTGTACGGCTTCATCCGCTCCGACATCGGTTTCCGCCTGCTCCGCGCCCCGGCGGCAGGGAAGAAGCGTGGTTCGGGACACCCCGAGCCGATGGTGTAAGGCGTGCAGGACGAAGCCGCCTACGTCTGCGACTCCTGCGGCGAGGAGATTGTCGTCCCGGTCGATCTTTCGGCGGGCGACGATCAACAGTACGTGGAAGACTGCCCCGTCTGCTGCTGCCCCAACGTGGTGCATGTCCGCGTCGATGACGACGGCCGGGTCGAGGTTTGGGCCGAAGCGGAATAGGAAACCGCCAAGACGCCAAGAGCGCCACGATGCGCCAAGACGGGACGGGGTGAACCGCCAAGGACGCCAAGAGCAAAAAAAAAGTTGAAGGGAAACCGGATTATGGGGCCGGCTAGATCGACAGGGCTACCACGAAGTGTCGTCCAATGCCCAAACGGGTTCTTGCGACGAATTTTTCTCGCATCAATGCTTGGTTGATCCCGTAGATCCAGCCGATCCGTCACGCGGTTAGTCGTTTGTTTCCTTGGCGTCCTGGGCGGTTCCCTATCCGTTGTGGCGTGCTTGGCGCTCGTGGCTTCTTGGCGGTTCTTCTGTCAGACTGTCTGCATGACACACCCCACCACGTTCAAGCCCGGCAGCGACGCCGACATCCACAAGATTGACCCCCGCCACGTGGAGGGGGACTGGGACAAGGAATCGGCCGCCGCGCAAATCGAAGAAAACACCGCCAAGAGCCGCGAGCTGGCGTACAAGCTGTACGCCGAGGACCGCAGGGCCCTGCTGGTGGTGCTGCAGGGGATGGACACGGCGGGCAAGGACGGAACCATCCGTGTGGTGATGACCGGCATCAACCCGCAGACGTTCCAGATCAAGTCGTTCAAGCAGCCGAGCGAAACGGAACTAGACCACGACTTCTTGTGGCGTATCCACAACGCGGTTCCGCGGCGGGGCAACATCGGCGTATTTAACCGCTCGCACTACGAGGACGTGCTGGTGGTGCGCGTCCACAATCTGGTGCCCGAGGACGAGTGGAGGAAGCGCTACGACAAGATCAACGCCTTCGAAGAGCTGCTGGTCGAAGGGGGCGTGACGCTGATGAAGTGCTTCCTGCACGTCAGCAAAGAAGAACAACGCGAACGCCTGCAATCTCGCCTCGACGAGCCTCACAAACGCTGGAAATTCAGCCGCGCCGACCTGGCCGAGCGGCTGCTGTGGGACGACTACCAGAAGGCGTACGAGGACGCGCTGACCAAGTGCAACACGAAAGACGCCCCGTGGCACATCGTACCAAGCGACCGCAAATGGTACCGCAACCTGGTGGTGAGCCAGTTGTTGCTCGAGACGCTGGAGGGGATGGACCCGCAGTTCCCGGCGCCCGAAGCGGGGCTGGATGGGATCGTAGTGGAGTAGATCACCAATGCGTGTGAGCCGCGTCGTCCTCGACCCCGGCGTGGTGAAGCAAACTCCGCTCGCTAATCGGACGTGACCTCGATTTCACTTACCGCAAGCCGAGCTCGAGTCGCTCCGATCTCGCTGGCAAGCCCGGTCCGCAATTGCGTCAACTGCTGTTCGCTGACCCTGCCCCGGAGGATGATATTCCCGTCGCCATGCCGATCAATCTGCAGCGCCGGAAGAGTAGGGTCGTTGTGAAAGATCGAAAGAGCAAGCGATTCTTGGAAAGTAAAACGACCGTTGAACTCGCTCATCTTTCCATCAAACATGCCCTGCATGTAGCCAGCTAGCCACCCGACAGTCCAAATGAGCGCCGCGGCAATCAATAGTCCGATCGCCTTAGCAATCTTGATGCGCATCTTGCGATCGTCCGCTGCTCAGTTGTGCCCCGCCGACGCCCCGCCGTTGCCGTCCAGATGCCGGCGTAGGTAACTCGCCCGTTCGATGTTGCGGTCGGAGGTGTCCAGCTCCATCCCGGCGATCTTCTGTAGGTGGGCCGGTTGGGTGTGGATGAACAGCTTGTTGATCGTGGGGATTTCGACGTCGCGGATTAGTCCCAGGTTGATCCCCATCCGCACGCTCGAGAGCAGGTGAAGCGTCTCCTCGCTGCTGATGGTCTGGGCGGTGCGGAGGATGCCGTAGGCGCGGCTCACGCGGTCGTGCAGCGTCTGCTGGCTCTCCTGCATCAGAAAGTCGCGGGCCTTGCGTTCGTACCCCAGCAGCACCGGCACGATGTCGGCCACCTTTTTGGTCAGCTCTTGCTCGCTCTGGCCCAGGGTCACCTGGTTGGAGATCTGGTAGAAGTCTCCCATCGCCTGCGAGCCTTCGCCGTACAGGCCGCGCACCGCGAGGTTGATCTTCTGCAGGCTGCGGAACACCTTGTCCACCTGCCTGGTGATCACCAGCGCCGGCAGGTGGAGCATCACGCTGACGCGGACCCCGGTGCCGACGTTCGTCGGACAGGCGGTCAGGTAGCCCAGCTTGTCGCTCCAGGCGTAGGTGATTTGTTCTTCCAGCAGGTCGTCGAGCGTGTTGATCTGTTCCCAGGCGGTTTCGAGGTCGAGCCCGCTGTGCATCACCTGGATGCGGAGGTGGTCTTCCTCATTGATCATCACGCTGAACTGCTCGCCGCGGTCGATCACCACGGCCCGGGCGCCGTCCCCTTCGGCCAGCTCGCGGCTGATGAGTTGCCGCTCGACCAGGAACTGCCGGTCGATCTCCTCGAGCCGGCCGACGTCGACGTACGCCAAACTGGAGGGGAACTTCTCGTTCTCCTTCTGCAGCGTCTCGATGCGTGTGCGGAGCTGCCGCTCGATTTCTTCGCGGTCCGACTCGGTCGCCCGCGCGATGAACGGAAAGTCCGCAAGATTACGCGCCAGGCGCACGCGACTGCTGATGACGATGTCCGACTCAGGACCGGCGCCGCGGAGCCATTCGCCGCTGCTGGGCGCCAGTTCTTCGAGGTTGAATGCCATAGGGGCGGCGTCGCCGGTCCGCTACCGCCAAGCTCTTGGCGGTTGGGGCGGGCGTCGGGTTCATTCCTGGCTGAGGGAGGGCTTGGCGGGGGTCTCACGCGTCTTTTCGACGACGCGGATCTTGTCTCGTAGTTCCGAAGCTCGTTCGTAGTGCTCTTGGGCGATCGCTTCCTTCATCTCGCGACGCAGGCGTATGAGCTGCGTCCGCTGTTCGGCGTTCTCC from Pirellulimonas nuda includes:
- a CDS encoding CPXCG motif-containing cysteine-rich protein; the protein is MQDEAAYVCDSCGEEIVVPVDLSAGDDQQYVEDCPVCCCPNVVHVRVDDDGRVEVWAEAE
- a CDS encoding polyphosphate kinase 2 family protein, translated to MTHPTTFKPGSDADIHKIDPRHVEGDWDKESAAAQIEENTAKSRELAYKLYAEDRRALLVVLQGMDTAGKDGTIRVVMTGINPQTFQIKSFKQPSETELDHDFLWRIHNAVPRRGNIGVFNRSHYEDVLVVRVHNLVPEDEWRKRYDKINAFEELLVEGGVTLMKCFLHVSKEEQRERLQSRLDEPHKRWKFSRADLAERLLWDDYQKAYEDALTKCNTKDAPWHIVPSDRKWYRNLVVSQLLLETLEGMDPQFPAPEAGLDGIVVE
- a CDS encoding protein arginine kinase: MAFNLEELAPSSGEWLRGAGPESDIVISSRVRLARNLADFPFIARATESDREEIERQLRTRIETLQKENEKFPSSLAYVDVGRLEEIDRQFLVERQLISRELAEGDGARAVVIDRGEQFSVMINEEDHLRIQVMHSGLDLETAWEQINTLDDLLEEQITYAWSDKLGYLTACPTNVGTGVRVSVMLHLPALVITRQVDKVFRSLQKINLAVRGLYGEGSQAMGDFYQISNQVTLGQSEQELTKKVADIVPVLLGYERKARDFLMQESQQTLHDRVSRAYGILRTAQTISSEETLHLLSSVRMGINLGLIRDVEIPTINKLFIHTQPAHLQKIAGMELDTSDRNIERASYLRRHLDGNGGASAGHN